The genomic region CGGCAAAGATAGCGATAAGACTAAACATCGCTTTGCCCATAATACCATCAGTATTGACTATTGGGTCTTTGACGCAGATGATTTCAAGGTGGAGTTCTTCGTGCAGCTTGTGCCATAGGTTAAGGGTATCTCTGATGTTTCGGCCTAATCTGTCCAGCTTCGTAAACATGATTGTATCAAACAATCCCTTTTCGGCATCACTTATCAATGCTTGCAGTTCTGGGCGTTCTAATGAGCCGCCAGAAGCTCCCCCATCGCTAAAGAATTTCTCTAACTTCAGGCCCTCTTGTTTGCATTTTTCCTCGATAATGTCCCTCTGATCTTCCAAGCTCGTCCCGTCCTTGGCTTGTCCAACAGTCGAAACCCTTGCGTAACCAGCGACACGTTTCATATTTCCCCCCTCGGCCACCTATTGATTATAATCATATACCGTATCTTGTCCCGTGTCTCTCTCTATTTGTTACCTTTTGCCTGCCTGTACCCGCCCAGAATAGGACTTCGTTATGGGGGGCGTCTCATACCCTAAGCGCTGGTTCAGCCCGCTTAATGGCGTTCTTACCTAACCAGTTGTGAAGGTTTGCCGGGGTACAGTGATACCGCTCTGCGATAAAGTTCTTCGGGACGTGATTATTGAGCAACGCAATGATCTCGGGCCTGTAGGCATCTAACTTGCTTTTCCCCGGCCCACGTGGACGGCCTAACAGCTTTCCTTTCGCCCGTGCCGCTTTCAGTCCTTCGATGGTACGGGCAGAGATCAAGTCTCGTTCGATCTGGGCCGCGATAGAGAAAACCATCGCGAGCACTTCCCCTGCGAATCGGCCATTCAATTCAAATCCATTCTTCACGTCATAAATGGAAATTCCCTTTTCCTTCGCGGCAGCAATGCAAGACATAATGTCAACCATACTCCGGCCTATACGGGATAACTCGGGGACAATAATTTTGTCGTCTTTACCAAGCTGGTCAATGATCGCTGCGATTTTCCTGTCCTTCCATCCTATCTTTCCGCTGGCCTTTTCCTCGATAAACTCAACATGGCCGAAAGCCCTGTCGTTAGCGAACTTGAGTATATCGGCCTTGTTTTTTTCGCAGTCCTGCTCTGTCGTGCTTACCCGGAGATAAGCGACATTCCGGGGAATTGTCTTGACCACTTCTTTTATAATCTTTGCCATGTGCTGCCTCCTTTATGGTTGCACTGCGATTGTCGCGTAAGGGTCTTGCAGTTCCCTGCGTGCGTATGCTTTGGCCTTTTTCAACGCCTCGCTGTAATTCGCTTGACTAAACCACTTCGTTTCGCCGTTAATCTGAAACGCCCAGCTCCCGAAGCCCTTTGGTTTCGTGCCGTGACTGAATTCATATTGAAGGGTAGTGATTATCATTTTTTGGCCTCCTTCTCGGCAATCTTCTTGTAAATCGCAATCCGTTTGGCCGTAAAGTCGGCATCCTTTCCCTTCGCTGTGTAAATTTTGGTAAACACCGATTCGATGTTCTTGTCCGTGGCCTTGTTTTCCAGAAGTTCTTTCATAACGTTAAGCGCGGACTTGGCCTTTTCCTTCTTGGCCTCCACTTCTGGAACTGGAACGGGGACAGTCTTTTTGGCCGCTGTCTTTTTGGGTGTCGCTTTTACCTCTGCCGTCACTTCTGGAACTGCCTTTGTTTCTTCTACTGTTACCGCCGCTGCTTCTTTCTTCGCCTTCGTAGCCATTTTCACATCCTCCTTTTTGTTGGTTGTCAATTCTGTGACTGTTACCGTTGCCGCTTCTGCTGCCTTTGCCTTCTTCGCCATTTTGTGCCTCCTTTTAATGAAATACGTTTTTTCTTAATTTCTATATTACGGTTCCAAAAAGGAGAAGTAAAGCCTTTTCTTTAATTATTTCAGGTAGTTGACTTAAAGTTTAAATGATCGTTAATATTATATCGTTCAGTGGCCATGTCTTACAGTTTTCCAAGTCTTTCCATAATTGCCCCGATGGTTTGAGGGGTGTAATAAAGATCGAGCTCGACGCCATTACTGATAAGTTCCTCGATGTTGATATAACCAAGCTCCGCGTTCTCCTTGTCCCCGTTTAGACAAGCGAACCCGAAAGCCTGTAACTGTTGGCCTTGTAGTGTGTCATCAGGACTCCCTTCGTCCTTTTCAACAATCCACCAATCAGAGCCGCCATAGAAATAATGAAGCGTTGCAAAGGCAGCCTCGCCCTGTCCATCTGTCTCATAGGTTTTCGGCATGGTGGCGATCTGGTTTTCCAATTTCTCCAGCATGGCCCTGTAAAACTCGCCTTCTTCGCCCTTACAGTAAGATAATATCGCTGCCATCTGACTTTTCCCGATAAAGTTCTCAAGCATTGTTCATTCTCCTTTTACCAGCCTGCTACGTTATTGAAATATAAAGAGGGGAAAGTATCGCCCCCCATAACGAAAGCCTGTTCTCCGCCGTGTCTGACGGTAATTATGCCGTGCCTCATGTGATAGCAAACTCCTTTTGTAATCTTCCCTTGCTTTTTTGTGGTGCGTATCCTCGGAGGTGACAGGAATAATGTTGGCAATATCCTGTCATCATCGCTTTGCTGGACATGCAAGCTAAACAATACTTGGCGATATTTCTTTTTGGCCGGTGATTTTCCAGTAAATGACAGCTTGGATTGCAGGGTTTTGTATCGCATTGTTTACAGAACTCTTGGATTGCCTCGGTTGGTGTTTTCATAAATTATTCCCCTTCCTTGTGAAAAGAGAAGTGCCGGTGAGCAAATGGCACTTTTAACTCTGCCGGCACCTCTCGAAGCCGACCACGGGAAACGTTGGTAAACCGTGGTGACTCAGTGTCAATGTTGGATACCACGTGAAATCCTTGTCGCTCTTTCATTGGATTGAAGGTTGATACCTGCATTTTTTTCCTTCCACTCCTGATCCTGTGATATTTTGGTTTGTTCCTTGTTCCATGAGCGAATGCGATTATCCGCTAACACTTGCTCATGCTCGCTTTGCGGCGGGAAAACCTGATAAAATTCTGTTGGGCTCAAAGGGTCTTCAATCTTGCCGTTGATCAACATTTTTGCGCTTGTGGCCGATATCTCTGCCGCTCTCGCCCGTACCGCTTTATAAATCAGCTTCTGGTCAGCTTCTTTCGCGATCAGCGAGGGGTCTTGAGTAAAAGCATATTCCCGCCGTAGCTCTGTCAGGTGTTCGCTGTTAAGGAGAGCATCGGGACTGCTTACCAATGCTTTGATAAAGTCCAGATTACCTTTGACCATATCACCGCGTTTCTTTGGTTCGGTATTACGGATGATTTGCCGTATTTCCTGATTGCGTAACTCTGCCAGCATGGCCTTTGTCGGGTCAGAAAATGTCTCTGGTTGAGAGACACGCAAAATTTCATTTTGAACAGCGGCAACCTCTGATTTGTATCGCTCGATATGTTTCCGCAGGAAGGACATGAGCGACCTTTTGGCGTCCAAAATAAGCTCCTTCCTTTTGGCCTCGACCACTTCCGCTTTATAGTCGCTCGTAGCTGCATTCAGTTCTTGCGCTCGCGTAACGGCTGTTGAAAAATGGTGCAGGCCAAACCTTGCCTCATCATGGAGATCGGCAAGGTGCGGACTTATCCACGGTTGATCATCTTGGATGTTCAACAATCCGTGGATTCCAAACTCGTCTTGTATCGGGTGAGCTTTCTCT from Deltaproteobacteria bacterium harbors:
- a CDS encoding recombinase family protein; the encoded protein is MAKIIKEVVKTIPRNVAYLRVSTTEQDCEKNKADILKFANDRAFGHVEFIEEKASGKIGWKDRKIAAIIDQLGKDDKIIVPELSRIGRSMVDIMSCIAAAKEKGISIYDVKNGFELNGRFAGEVLAMVFSIAAQIERDLISARTIEGLKAARAKGKLLGRPRGPGKSKLDAYRPEIIALLNNHVPKNFIAERYHCTPANLHNWLGKNAIKRAEPALRV